The following is a genomic window from Candidatus Cloacimonadota bacterium.
TCCTGGAACTGGTATCGTGATGATCTACGCCGATGCCGAGTTTGGCAAGGCCGTTTCGGGTACTGACATCATAGGCGGTTCTGTCGCCTCTGAAGCCAAGAAGATGGTCTTCATGATAGGCGATGATGTCTATGTGACGGAGTATTCCAACTCCGGTAACGCCGTCTTAGTCGTCCCGCAGATCGATGGATACTCCTTCGTCGGATGGTACAAGAACCCCGACCAGACCGAGATATTCAGCGCCAACAACCACGCGGTGTTCGGAGACATCTTTGAGTCCTACGGCTTCATAGAGGTCGCGACCTTCCAGGTCACCTTCCAGTACGCCGAGGGCGTCGAATACTACGTCGACGGCAGCCTGGTCTCCGGACCCGTGTACCTCAGCGTGGGCGCCCACTCCTTCACCGTCAAGGTGCTGGACGGATACAGCGGAACGCCGGTCGCAAAGACCAGCGGCTCCGTGTCCGTCGCAAGCGGCACCCTGACCGTGTCCGGAGACGGACAGATCACCGGCGTCACCGGAGTCACCAAGGACCAGCCCGCAGCCGCGGGCATGTCCCTGACCGACATCCTGATGATCGTGCTGGTCATCGTCGTCGTGATCCTGGCGATCGTGGTCGTCATGCGCCTGATGAGGTCGTGAGACCGGGGAGAAGCCTGAACCGATGGAAACAGGGGGCTCATGCCCCCGTCTTAATGTTTTTCAATTCATCGTTCATGATTACCGTCCGGATACGCTTCCCTTAAAAGGACACAATGCGTATTTATGAAAAGGTGTGGACTTGGAGAACATACTGAAGAAGATGGATTGGAAGATACTGCTGGCGTGCCTGCTGCTGTGTCTTGCGGCCGGAATGATATCGAGCTTCGTGTCGGGAGACAGCATAGGCATATACAGCACTCTGGTGCTACCCCCGGTGTATCCTCCCGGATATCTGTTCCCGATAGTCTGGACGATACTGTACATACTCATGGCCGTGTCCCTGTACATGATCATAAAGACGGTCGGTAAGCAGGACCTCAAGCCGTACGTGGTGTTCGGGGTGCAGCTCTCCCTGAACATCGTGTGGTCCCCGGTATTCTTCGTCCTCGCGGACTACCTGCTGGCCTTCATAATCCTGGTGGCCATATGGCTGTCCGTCCTGGCGATGATAATCGTGTTCTGGATGCACGACCGCCGCGCGGGTATGCTGCAGATACCGTATCTGCTGTGGGTGACCTTCGCGGGATACCTGAGCTACAGCGTCTACGTGCTAAACCCCGTCTGACGCCCGGTCTCCCCGGCCGGGTGCCGATGACGGCGGGCGGGTCGCCCGTCCACGAGGCACCCGGGGGCCCGCCCTCCGATGTGTCGGGGGAACGGGTCCTTTTCAACGCCATCCGCGTCCCTGTCGGATGCTACCGTGCCGCGGACCCGTTCTCCGGAAAACCATATAATCGGAATCACATATCCCCCTCACATGAACAGGGCCAACAGGAATCTGTACTGGACTGTGTCCGGCATAGGCCTTGCCTATATAGCCGCATGCTTCGCATACTCGCTCTATGCCCAGCTGGTCGCGGAGGGCGCCGCTGTGTATTCCATGTACATGCTCCTGCCCGTGCCCGGTGCGGAGCAAGGTCTCTTCATGAGCCTCCCGGGCTACGTCGACATGATGAACTGGATATCCGTCTCTCTGCACGATGTCATCGCATCCTCGTCCGGCGGCTTCGACATCGACAGGTACTGGAGGTTCCTGGTGGCGGCTTTCACCGTTGCGGGGTTCCTATTGGTGGCCAGCGGTCCCTTCGTCAAGGTGTCGAAGGACATGTGCCACGGCGAGGAGGAACCCAAGGAGAAGCTCTTCACCCACCGCGGCAACGCCGCAGCCAGGATGCTGCTGCTTCCCTGGAACGGAATGCTGGCGGCATACAGGCTCAGCTTCCTGATGCTGATCCCTGTGGCGTTCTTCTTCCTGTTCGCCCTGCCGTTCGCCCTGCTCATGGACCTCGTCATGGTGCTCCCGTTCCTCATCCTCAAGGCAGTCATGGGCGCGAAGATAAGGGGCGCGTCCAGGTCGGATTCCGAGGAGTACCTGGAGAACACCGAGTACGCCGTGTGCCCCCACTGCAAGCGCAACTTCCTGCGCCCGAACGTCAGATGCAGATGCGACCAGATCCTGAGCTATCCGATACCGAACGAGTGCGGGACCAGATACCATACCTGCAGCAGGGGCCACGACATGCCGTGCACGTACGATGACGGGAAACGCGGACAGCTGAGGAGCGTCTGCCCGTTCTGCGGGAGAGACATAATGACCCGGGAGGCGCGCCCGATCGTCATCTCCACCGTGGGCGCCCCCGCCTCCGGGAAGACGACCTTGGTCCTGTCCGCGTTGAACAACCTGGACGAGGCTTCGAAGGAATGCGGCTTCTCCCTGGACCCTGTGACCCCCTGGGTCAGCAGCGGCCGTTACCGCCAGCCGGAGTCCGCCATGCGCACGGAACCGGGCGAGAGGGACTCCGAGATAGTTTTCCTGAAGAGCAGGAGGTTCTCCAGGGAGAAGGAGCTGCTGATCAACGACATCTCCGGCGCGGAGTTCGAGCCCCGGGAGGACAAGGTCATATTCGAGGAGTATTTCACGTACACGGACGGATTCCTGTTCACCGTGGACCCTCTTTCCCTGATCTCACCGCAGACATCCGTCAGGAGGTCCACCCCCCTCGACACCCTGTCCTCGTTCCTGTCCATGTTCAACGAGGTCACTGGCACCGGTCCTTCCTACACCACCACGATACCTGTGGCGGTGGTCCTCACGAAGGCGGACACCCCCCGGGTGTCCGAGATGCTGTCCCCCAGCGCGGGCACGGACTCCGACCCGGCCGCCAGGGGCTTCCTGGTGGACAACGGGCAGGAGCAGTTCGTGAAGACCCTGGAGTCCGTCTTCAAGGATGTAAGGTACTATGCCGTGGCATCGCTGGGCAGGGAGACCTCCAGCTCGTTCCATCCGCTGAAGTGGATACTCTCGTCCTCGGACGGGGATCTGGCATCAGTCATGCACTCCGGATGCGGGGAGAACGGAGCGGACTGAGCGCCGTTCCAGGAATCCCGTTTCCGGGGATGAACGGGCAGGAGCCCCGTGCAGCGGGGTCCGTCCCGTCCTTCCGGCACGCTCAGTCCCCGGAGGCCCTCAGCGCCTGGTCCAGATCCGCCAGTATGTCCTCTATGTGCTCCGTGCCGATGGAAAGGCGGACGGTGTTCGGCTTTATACCCTGCTCCTCCAGCTCGGCGGCTGTCAGCTGGGAGTGGGTGGTGCTCGCCGGGTGTATGACCAGCGACTTCACGTCGGCCACGTTGGCGAGCAGGGAGAAGATCCTCAGCGAGTCGCTGAACTTCTTGGCCTGCTCTAATCCGCCCTTGACCTCGAAGGTGAAGATCGATCCCGCCCCGTTGGGGTAGTACCTCCCGTACAGGGCGTGGTTGGGATGGTCGGGCAGAGAGGGGTGG
Proteins encoded in this region:
- a CDS encoding tryptophan-rich sensory protein; the protein is MENILKKMDWKILLACLLLCLAAGMISSFVSGDSIGIYSTLVLPPVYPPGYLFPIVWTILYILMAVSLYMIIKTVGKQDLKPYVVFGVQLSLNIVWSPVFFVLADYLLAFIILVAIWLSVLAMIIVFWMHDRRAGMLQIPYLLWVTFAGYLSYSVYVLNPV